A region of Hydrogenimonas cancrithermarum DNA encodes the following proteins:
- the nuoK gene encoding NADH-quinone oxidoreductase subunit NuoK codes for MITLSHYLILSAILFCIGLIGVYRRKNLLLLLFSTEILLNAVNIGFAAISKFYGDLTGQMFAFFIVAVAASEVAVGLGLMIVWYKRRGTLDLDSMQSMHG; via the coding sequence ATGATTACACTCAGTCACTACCTGATCCTTTCGGCCATACTCTTTTGTATCGGTTTGATCGGTGTCTACCGCAGAAAGAATCTGCTGTTGCTGCTCTTTTCGACGGAAATTCTGCTTAACGCGGTCAACATCGGGTTTGCAGCGATCTCAAAGTTTTACGGCGACCTGACCGGTCAGATGTTCGCTTTCTTCATCGTCGCCGTCGCGGCGAGTGAAGTAGCTGTCGGTCTGGGTCTGATGATAGTCTGGTACAAGCGCCGCGGTACGCTTGATCTCGATTCTATGCAGTCGATGCACGGGTAA